A single Phragmites australis chromosome 4, lpPhrAust1.1, whole genome shotgun sequence DNA region contains:
- the LOC133916270 gene encoding uncharacterized protein LOC133916270, whose translation MAAADYDHACRPYAAPAPAPASDYDRQVVPYGDRRIDVVIKPPARSPPLPASTKSGGGGVGSAWCFSDPEMKRRRRVASYKAYSVEGKAKSSLRRGFRWIKAKCSELIHG comes from the exons ATGGCCGCCGCCGACTACGACCACGCGTGCCGCCCCTACGCGGCCCCAGCACCGGCACCCGCCAGCGACTACGACCGCCAGGTCGTGCCCTATGGCGACCGCCGCATCGACGTCGTTATCAAGCCCCCGGCCAggtcgccgccgctgccggcgtccACCaagagcggcggcggaggcgtggGGTCGGCGTGGTGCTTCAGCGATCCGGAGatgaagaggcggcggcgggtggcgAGCTACAAGGCATACTCGGTGGAGGGCAAGGCCAAGTCCTCCCTCCGCAGGGGGTTCCGCTGGATCAAGGCTAAGTGCTCCGAGCTCATCCATGGCTG a
- the LOC133914359 gene encoding anaphase-promoting complex subunit 11-like yields MKVKILQWHAVASWTWDAQDETCGICRMAFDGCCPDCKFPGDDCSLIWGACNHAYHLHCILKWVNSQTSTPLCPMCRREWQFKG; encoded by the coding sequence ATGAAGGTCAAGATTCTTCAGTGGCATGCGGTAGCTTCTTGGACATGGGATGCGCAAGATGAAACGTGTGGCATATGCAGGATGGCATTTGATGGCTGCTGCCCGGACTGTAAGTTCCCTGGCGATGATTGCTCACTCATCTGGGGTGCCTGCAACCATGCTTATCATCTTCACTGCATACTGAAGTGGGTCAACTCTCAAACATCCACACCCCTTTGCCCCATGTGCCGTAGAGAATGGCAGTTTAAGGGCTAA